One genomic segment of Fusobacterium nucleatum includes these proteins:
- the prmC gene encoding peptide chain release factor N(5)-glutamine methyltransferase, producing MNLVEILKFTEEYLKKYSFSKPRLEAEKLVSYVLNLDRIALYIHYERELSDDEKTSIKQYLKKMVEENKTFDELKGEKKDFKEENLDIFNKSVEYLKKNGVPNSLLDTEYIFSDVLKVNRNTLKYSMSREIKEEDKDKIREMLVLRAKKRKPLQYILGEWEFYGLPFKVSEGVLIPRADTEILVEQCIQLMRDIEEPNILDIGSGSGAISIVIANELKSSSVTGIDINEKALKLANENKILNKIENVNFIESNLFEKLDKDFKYDLIVSNPPYISKEEYETLMPEVKNYEPQNALTDLGDGLYFYREISKLAGEYLKDTGYLAYEIGYNQAKDVSKILQDNNFAILSIVKDYGGNDRVVIAKKAIKAENFEGIEEEEDVNLSE from the coding sequence ATGAATTTAGTAGAAATACTAAAATTTACAGAAGAGTATTTGAAAAAATACTCTTTTTCAAAACCCCGTTTAGAAGCAGAAAAATTAGTGTCTTATGTTTTAAATCTTGATAGAATAGCCCTTTATATCCATTATGAAAGAGAATTATCAGATGATGAAAAAACTTCAATTAAGCAATATTTAAAGAAAATGGTAGAAGAAAATAAAACTTTTGATGAGTTGAAAGGTGAAAAGAAAGATTTTAAAGAAGAAAATTTGGATATCTTTAATAAATCTGTTGAATACCTTAAAAAAAATGGAGTTCCAAATTCATTGCTAGATACTGAATATATATTTTCAGATGTTTTAAAAGTTAATAGGAATACTTTAAAATATAGTATGTCAAGAGAAATAAAAGAAGAAGATAAAGATAAAATTAGAGAAATGTTAGTTCTTAGAGCAAAAAAAAGAAAGCCACTTCAATATATTTTAGGAGAATGGGAATTTTATGGTTTACCATTTAAAGTGAGTGAAGGAGTATTAATTCCAAGAGCAGATACAGAAATTTTAGTTGAACAATGTATTCAACTTATGAGAGATATTGAAGAGCCTAATATTTTAGATATAGGTAGTGGAAGTGGAGCTATATCAATAGTTATTGCAAATGAATTAAAATCTAGTTCTGTAACAGGTATTGATATAAATGAAAAAGCTTTAAAACTTGCAAATGAAAATAAAATATTAAATAAAATAGAAAATGTTAATTTTATAGAATCTAATTTATTTGAAAAACTTGATAAAGATTTTAAATATGATTTAATAGTTTCAAACCCACCATATATAAGTAAAGAAGAATATGAAACTCTTATGCCAGAAGTTAAAAATTATGAGCCTCAAAATGCTTTAACAGATTTAGGAGATGGCTTGTATTTTTATAGAGAAATATCTAAATTAGCAGGTGAATATTTAAAAGATACTGGTTATCTTGCTTATGAAATTGGATATAATCAAGCAAAAGATGTTTCAAAAATTTTACAGGATAATAACTTTGCTATTTTATCAATAGTAAAAGATTATGGTGGAAATGATAGAGTAGTAATTGCTAAAAAGGCAATAAAAGCAGAGAATTTTGAAGGAATTGAGGAAGAGGAAGATGTCAACTTATCTGAGTGA
- a CDS encoding helix-turn-helix transcriptional regulator: MKKDKTNKAIDENIKKYKDLIKKYRKEKRWTQEELADKLEVALPTIKRYEGGTLAIPKNKITKLFEVLDMKLDDLRDIFANEEDFIEELEKIEKVRDNKQKFEALRGFLKCLGYEIGNLGSLVPSKALISYFRGSNKNNDKLYFLSDDDIKNLMEDLKNEIDKLIEKNANGKVTEIELNYIKEQLKMK, translated from the coding sequence ATGAAAAAAGATAAGACCAATAAAGCCATAGATGAAAATATAAAGAAATACAAAGACCTAATTAAGAAATACAGAAAAGAAAAGAGATGGACACAAGAAGAACTTGCTGATAAGTTAGAAGTAGCATTACCAACTATTAAAAGATATGAGGGTGGTACTCTTGCTATACCAAAGAACAAAATAACTAAACTATTTGAAGTCTTGGATATGAAACTTGATGATTTAAGAGATATATTTGCCAATGAAGAAGATTTTATTGAAGAGTTAGAAAAAATTGAAAAAGTTAGAGATAACAAACAAAAATTTGAGGCTCTGAGAGGCTTTTTAAAGTGCTTAGGATATGAGATAGGTAATCTAGGTAGCCTAGTACCAAGCAAAGCCCTTATAAGCTATTTTAGAGGGTCAAATAAAAACAATGATAAATTGTACTTTTTAAGTGATGATGACATTAAAAATCTTATGGAAGACCTTAAAAATGAAATTGATAAGTTGATTGAAAAAAATGCAAATGGAAAAGTAACAGAAATCGAACTTAATTACATCAAAGAACAATTAAAAATGAAATAG
- a CDS encoding site-specific integrase produces MKGANKTGCIVKLKGNRRRPYVLYSPCFYDNVSQKYKRSALGYYSTLEEAKMYKIAYFSNNIDLLKNSNNTTSLIFEEVYKLWLKSKDVRKSTIKNYVTNFNRSSILHKMPIDTINGLFLQNIINKANLTKGSLRNLKSFWANIWDFALLNDLCNKKNYPKLLKLPSIERGNKTSIRERIFTDEELEILWNNLYKDKRRIIDIVLILCYTGLRIGELLNIKVKDIDLKEKTINITNSKTVNGIRTIPIHDKLLSLISNRMYKGNEYLFTTLDNKHYKYDSFDNHFRILCKDLKLKYHTLHDTRHTFATLLVNAKVNKEVIIKMIGHKRYKTTLDIYVHKNYDDMKRAINQI; encoded by the coding sequence GTGAAAGGAGCTAATAAAACAGGCTGTATAGTCAAATTAAAAGGTAATAGAAGAAGACCTTATGTACTTTATAGTCCTTGCTTTTATGATAATGTTAGCCAAAAATATAAAAGGTCAGCATTAGGATATTATTCAACATTAGAAGAAGCTAAAATGTATAAAATTGCTTATTTCTCCAATAATATAGACCTTTTAAAGAATAGTAACAATACAACTTCATTGATATTTGAAGAAGTATATAAACTATGGCTTAAAAGTAAAGATGTTAGAAAATCAACTATAAAAAATTATGTAACTAATTTTAACAGAAGTTCTATTTTACATAAAATGCCAATAGATACTATTAATGGTTTGTTTCTTCAAAATATTATAAATAAGGCTAATTTAACAAAGGGTAGTCTAAGAAATTTAAAAAGTTTTTGGGCTAATATATGGGATTTTGCTTTGTTAAATGATTTATGTAATAAAAAGAATTATCCTAAGTTGTTAAAGTTACCAAGCATTGAAAGAGGAAATAAGACAAGTATAAGAGAAAGAATATTTACAGATGAAGAATTAGAAATCTTATGGAATAATTTATACAAAGATAAAAGAAGAATCATTGATATAGTCCTTATACTGTGTTATACAGGTCTTAGAATAGGAGAGCTATTAAATATAAAGGTAAAGGATATAGACCTTAAAGAAAAGACAATAAACATTACAAATTCTAAGACTGTAAATGGTATTAGAACTATACCAATACATGATAAATTACTTTCTTTAATATCAAATAGGATGTATAAAGGAAATGAGTACTTATTTACTACATTAGACAACAAGCATTATAAGTATGATTCATTTGATAATCATTTTAGAATATTATGCAAAGACCTTAAATTGAAATATCATACACTTCATGATACAAGGCATACATTTGCTACTTTATTGGTAAATGCAAAAGTAAATAAAGAGGTAATAATTAAGATGATAGGACATAAGAGATATAAGACAACATTAGACATCTATGTACATAAGAACTATGATGATATGAAAAGAGCAATTAATCAGATATAA
- a CDS encoding type II toxin-antitoxin system RelB/DinJ family antitoxin, which yields MSIKLINIRMDEDLKREMEIVCNDLGINITTAFTIFAKKLTREKRIPFSVSIDPFYSSENIKALQNSIDEVKDGKVIMKSIEELEAME from the coding sequence ATGTCAATAAAATTAATAAATATTAGAATGGATGAAGATTTAAAAAGAGAAATGGAAATTGTTTGCAATGATTTAGGTATTAATATAACAACTGCATTTACTATATTTGCCAAGAAATTAACAAGAGAAAAGAGAATCCCTTTTAGTGTATCAATAGACCCTTTCTATTCAAGTGAAAATATAAAAGCCTTACAAAACTCAATAGATGAAGTAAAAGATGGTAAAGTTATTATGAAGAGTATTGAAGAATTGGAGGCTATGGAATAA
- a CDS encoding ABC transporter ATP-binding protein, with the protein MENKNLLEIRDLEIQYVKDDETVHAVNGISIDIAEGETLGLVGETGAGKTTTALGIMRLITGPTGKIKSGAITFNDKSILEIPEEEIRKIRGNDISMIFQDPMTSLNPVMTVGEQIAEVIEIHEHIGKEEAMNKAAEMLELVGIPGARKNDFPHQFSGGMKQRVVIAIALACNPKLLIADEPTTALDVTIQAQVLDLMTDLKNKFKTSMLLITHDLGVVAQVCDKVAIMYAGEIVEYGTLEDVFENPKHPYTLGLFGSIPSLDEEKTRLVPIKGLMPDPTNLPSGCKFNPRCPHAVELCSQRTPVVTEIAKGHKVQCLIAEGLVKFKENWEEENE; encoded by the coding sequence ATGGAAAATAAAAATCTTTTAGAAATTAGAGATTTAGAGATACAGTATGTAAAAGATGATGAAACAGTACATGCAGTTAATGGAATTAGTATAGATATAGCAGAAGGAGAAACATTAGGACTTGTTGGAGAAACAGGTGCTGGAAAAACTACAACAGCTCTTGGAATAATGAGATTAATCACAGGACCAACAGGAAAAATAAAAAGTGGTGCTATAACATTTAATGATAAGAGTATATTAGAGATACCAGAAGAAGAAATAAGAAAAATTAGAGGTAATGATATTTCAATGATTTTCCAAGATCCAATGACATCATTAAACCCAGTTATGACAGTTGGAGAACAAATAGCAGAAGTTATTGAAATACATGAACATATTGGTAAAGAAGAAGCTATGAATAAAGCTGCTGAAATGCTAGAATTAGTTGGTATTCCAGGGGCAAGAAAAAATGACTTTCCTCATCAATTTTCAGGTGGAATGAAACAAAGAGTTGTTATTGCAATAGCTCTTGCTTGTAATCCAAAACTTTTAATAGCTGATGAGCCTACAACAGCTCTTGATGTTACTATACAAGCACAAGTTTTAGATTTAATGACAGATTTAAAAAATAAATTTAAAACATCAATGTTACTTATAACACATGATTTAGGTGTAGTTGCACAAGTTTGTGATAAAGTAGCAATTATGTATGCAGGAGAAATTGTTGAATATGGAACATTGGAAGATGTTTTTGAAAATCCAAAACACCCTTATACTTTAGGATTATTTGGTTCTATTCCAAGTTTAGATGAAGAAAAAACTAGATTAGTTCCAATAAAAGGACTTATGCCAGACCCAACAAATCTACCTTCTGGATGTAAATTTAATCCTAGATGTCCTCATGCAGTTGAGTTATGTTCACAAAGAACTCCTGTTGTTACAGAAATTGCAAAAGGACATAAGGTACAATGTCTTATAGCAGAAGGTCTAGTAAAATTTAAAGAAAATTGGGAGGAAGAAAATGAGTAA
- a CDS encoding Txe/YoeB family addiction module toxin produces the protein MKISFSIQAWEEYLYFQNQDKKTLKKINELIKDIERNGVLTGIGKPEKLTNNLSGLYSRRINDKDRLVYKLENDFIVILQCKGHYNDN, from the coding sequence ATGAAAATTAGCTTTTCTATTCAGGCTTGGGAAGAATACTTGTATTTTCAAAATCAAGACAAGAAAACATTAAAGAAGATAAATGAACTAATAAAGGATATTGAAAGAAATGGTGTACTAACTGGAATAGGTAAGCCTGAAAAACTAACTAATAATCTTAGTGGACTATATAGTAGAAGAATCAACGACAAAGATAGATTAGTTTATAAGTTAGAAAATGATTTTATAGTTATCTTACAGTGCAAAGGGCATTATAATGATAATTAA
- a CDS encoding N-acetylmuramoyl-L-alanine amidase: protein MKRKLLSIFFFFLISALSFSAKVNDVKFSANKFMINLNAADGECLVSADEESRLIYIEIQNLDSSSFEKFSRNLELDIRGSNLFEDVIIDKSKDTVSLTLQVAPKVSYTMDATNNRIELNLQRTSKNKHLIVIDPGHGGKDPGAARGEVVEKKIVLAVGTYLRDELSKDFNVIMTRDSDFFVVLSERPKIGNKNKAALFVSVHANAAENKSANGVEVFYFSKKSSPYAERIANFENSIGEKYGDSSDKIIQISGELAYKKNQENSIRLAKKVVENIADRLEMRNGGVHGANFAVLRGFNGTGILIELGFVSNSYDAEILVDPSSQLKMAEEIAKSIRDYLTR from the coding sequence ATGAAAAGAAAATTGCTTAGTATTTTTTTCTTTTTTCTTATATCGGCTTTATCATTCTCTGCAAAAGTAAATGATGTAAAATTTTCTGCTAATAAATTTATGATTAATTTAAATGCAGCTGATGGAGAATGTTTAGTGAGTGCTGATGAAGAATCAAGGCTTATATATATAGAAATTCAAAATTTAGATAGTAGCTCTTTTGAAAAATTTTCAAGAAATTTAGAATTAGATATAAGAGGTTCTAATTTATTTGAGGATGTAATAATAGATAAATCAAAAGATACTGTTTCATTGACATTGCAAGTTGCACCAAAAGTTTCTTATACTATGGATGCTACAAATAATAGAATAGAACTAAATTTACAAAGAACTTCAAAAAATAAGCATCTTATAGTTATAGATCCAGGGCATGGTGGAAAAGACCCTGGAGCTGCAAGAGGTGAAGTAGTCGAAAAAAAGATTGTTCTTGCAGTTGGAACTTATTTAAGAGATGAGCTTTCAAAAGATTTTAATGTAATAATGACAAGAGATTCAGATTTTTTTGTTGTTTTAAGTGAAAGACCAAAAATTGGGAATAAAAATAAGGCAGCACTATTTGTAAGTGTTCATGCTAATGCTGCAGAGAATAAAAGTGCTAATGGAGTTGAAGTATTTTATTTCTCTAAAAAATCATCACCTTATGCAGAAAGAATTGCTAATTTTGAAAATAGTATAGGTGAAAAATATGGTGATAGTAGTGATAAGATAATTCAAATATCAGGAGAATTAGCTTATAAGAAAAATCAAGAGAATTCTATAAGGCTTGCTAAAAAAGTGGTAGAAAATATTGCAGATAGATTAGAGATGAGAAATGGTGGGGTTCATGGAGCAAATTTTGCAGTATTAAGAGGATTTAATGGAACTGGAATATTGATAGAGTTAGGATTTGTTAGTAATTCTTATGATGCAGAGATTTTAGTTGATCCATCTTCTCAGTTAAAGATGGCTGAGGAGATAGCAAAATCAATTAGAGACTATTTAACAAGGTGA
- a CDS encoding ABC transporter ATP-binding protein — translation MSKVLLEVKNLKKYFQTPKGQLHAVDNVNFAIEEGKTLGVVGESGCGKSTTGRTILRLLEATDGEIIFEGKNIREYSKAEMKKIREEMQIIFQDPFASLNPRMTVSEIIAEPLIIHKKCKNKQELNDRVKELMDTVGLSQRLVNTYPHELDGGRRQRIGIARALALNPKFIVCDEPVSALDVSIQAQVLNLMKDLQEKLGLTYMFITHDLSVVKYFSNDIAVMYLGELVEKAPSKDLFKNPIHPYTKALLSAIPTINIRKKMERIKLEGEITSPINPGVGCRFAKRCIYAEEICSKESPKLEKVGEAHFFACHRAKELGFVDKK, via the coding sequence ATGAGTAAAGTATTATTAGAGGTAAAAAATTTAAAAAAATATTTTCAGACTCCAAAAGGACAATTACATGCAGTAGATAATGTTAATTTTGCTATTGAAGAAGGTAAGACTTTGGGAGTCGTTGGAGAATCTGGTTGTGGGAAATCTACAACTGGAAGAACAATTTTAAGACTTTTAGAAGCTACTGATGGAGAAATAATATTTGAAGGAAAAAATATAAGAGAATACTCAAAAGCTGAAATGAAAAAAATAAGAGAAGAAATGCAAATAATATTCCAAGACCCATTTGCTTCATTAAATCCAAGAATGACAGTAAGTGAAATTATTGCGGAGCCACTTATTATTCATAAAAAATGTAAAAACAAACAAGAATTAAATGATAGAGTAAAAGAACTTATGGATACAGTTGGTTTAAGCCAAAGACTTGTAAATACTTATCCTCATGAACTTGATGGGGGAAGAAGACAAAGAATAGGAATAGCAAGAGCCTTAGCTTTAAATCCTAAATTTATTGTCTGTGATGAACCTGTATCAGCTCTTGATGTGTCTATACAAGCACAAGTTTTAAACTTGATGAAAGATTTACAAGAAAAATTAGGTTTAACATATATGTTTATAACACATGACTTATCAGTTGTAAAATATTTTTCAAATGATATAGCAGTTATGTATTTGGGAGAACTTGTTGAAAAAGCTCCTTCAAAGGACTTATTTAAGAATCCAATTCACCCATATACAAAGGCATTGTTATCAGCAATACCTACAATTAATATTAGAAAGAAAATGGAAAGAATTAAACTTGAAGGGGAAATTACTTCTCCTATCAATCCAGGTGTTGGTTGTAGATTTGCAAAAAGGTGTATATATGCAGAAGAAATTTGTTCAAAAGAATCTCCTAAATTAGAAAAAGTTGGAGAAGCTCATTTCTTTGCTTGCCATAGAGCAAAAGAATTAGGTTTTGTTGATAAAAAATAA
- a CDS encoding ABC transporter permease, protein MEKTKNKKQSQWAEVFRMLRKNRMAMLGLIILIVLVLLALFADLIANYDTIVIKQNLAERLMPPSGKHWLGTDEFGRDIFARLIHGARVSLKVGILAISISVVVGGILGAISGYFGGLIDNTIMRVVDIFLAVPSILLAIAIVSALGPSMLNLMISISVSYVPNFARIVRASVLSIRDQEFIEAAKAIGASNSRIIMKHIIPNSLAPVIVQGTLGVAGAILSTAGLSFIGLGIQPPAPEWGSMLSGGRQYLRYAWWVTTFPGVAIMITILSLNLLGDGLRDALDPRLKQ, encoded by the coding sequence ATGGAAAAAACAAAAAATAAAAAACAAAGCCAATGGGCAGAAGTTTTTAGAATGTTGAGAAAAAATAGAATGGCCATGTTGGGATTAATCATTCTTATAGTTTTAGTTTTATTAGCTTTATTTGCAGATTTAATTGCAAACTATGACACTATTGTTATAAAACAAAATCTTGCAGAAAGACTTATGCCTCCTAGTGGAAAACATTGGTTAGGTACAGATGAATTCGGTAGAGATATTTTTGCAAGACTTATTCATGGAGCAAGGGTTTCACTAAAAGTTGGAATTTTAGCAATATCTATTTCTGTTGTAGTTGGTGGAATTTTAGGAGCAATATCAGGATATTTTGGCGGCTTAATAGATAATACCATAATGAGAGTTGTGGATATTTTCTTAGCAGTTCCAAGTATATTACTTGCAATAGCAATAGTATCAGCACTAGGACCTAGTATGTTAAATTTAATGATTTCTATAAGTGTTTCCTATGTTCCAAATTTTGCCCGTATAGTTAGAGCGTCTGTACTTTCAATAAGAGACCAAGAATTTATTGAAGCAGCAAAAGCAATAGGAGCAAGTAATTCAAGAATAATAATGAAACATATAATTCCAAACTCATTAGCACCAGTTATTGTACAAGGTACTTTGGGAGTTGCTGGGGCAATTTTATCAACAGCAGGATTAAGCTTCATCGGATTAGGAATACAACCTCCAGCACCAGAATGGGGTTCAATGTTATCAGGAGGAAGACAATATTTAAGATATGCTTGGTGGGTAACTACTTTCCCAGGTGTAGCAATAATGATAACAATTTTATCACTTAATCTATTAGGTGATGGATTAAGAGATGCACTTGACCCTAGATTGAAACAATAA
- a CDS encoding KAP family P-loop NTPase fold protein — protein sequence MKTYERLTKNRQDFLEALVRVVNKSFEEQKEFKDWGNEDIRPVQRIFINAPWGMGKTLFADAIKEYLSENYEEINTLYVNSWKMDFYDEPMKALIAEMSEDNIITVESTEKAKNFLKNCGKIFFGKILKNFLLKRFNLNDKDIEEIKSFFNGLDTSELEDYKNYKKLLEEFKDTLSKEERPKIIIIDELDRCRPDYAIQLLEIIKHIFDVKNIIFLFLINREQLESIVSTIYMNSNLSTKYFEKFYDIELNLPEVNYEELSEPEFQVVNYFKEYRVDKNNFSENRDLVIQKIFLDIAFVIKNNLYFENNDISIRSIKKLLKKFNILKDSLIEKEKEQYILMLSLIIHFFIKELDLKASRDNRKIMIVILEKYLEKIEPNSIIKDIILEAFQNNNIQNQNVDIYEVNSRCFNKNENYQENLYQISVSGKKFYLSNFKTPLCKNFNHFLYLSVDIEEATLSLWLEKKYNFIK from the coding sequence ATGAAAACATATGAGCGTTTAACAAAAAATAGACAAGATTTTTTAGAAGCATTAGTAAGAGTTGTTAATAAAAGCTTTGAAGAACAAAAAGAATTTAAAGATTGGGGAAATGAGGATATTAGACCAGTGCAAAGAATTTTTATTAATGCTCCATGGGGGATGGGAAAAACTTTATTTGCTGATGCAATAAAAGAATATCTTTCTGAAAACTATGAAGAAATAAATACACTATATGTCAATTCTTGGAAGATGGATTTTTATGATGAACCTATGAAAGCACTTATTGCAGAAATGAGTGAAGATAATATTATAACCGTTGAAAGTACTGAAAAAGCTAAAAATTTTTTAAAAAATTGTGGAAAAATATTTTTTGGAAAAATATTAAAAAATTTTCTATTAAAAAGATTTAATTTAAATGATAAAGATATAGAAGAAATCAAATCTTTTTTTAATGGATTGGATACTTCAGAACTTGAAGATTATAAAAATTATAAAAAATTATTAGAAGAATTTAAAGATACACTTTCAAAGGAAGAAAGACCTAAAATAATTATAATAGATGAATTAGATAGATGTAGACCTGATTATGCTATCCAATTACTAGAAATAATAAAACATATTTTTGATGTTAAAAATATCATCTTTTTATTTTTAATTAATAGAGAGCAACTTGAAAGTATAGTGTCTACAATTTATATGAATTCTAATTTAAGTACTAAGTATTTTGAAAAATTTTATGATATAGAATTAAATTTACCAGAAGTTAATTATGAGGAGTTAAGTGAACCTGAATTTCAAGTAGTTAATTATTTTAAAGAATATAGAGTGGATAAAAATAATTTTTCAGAGAATAGGGATTTAGTAATACAAAAAATATTTTTAGATATTGCATTTGTAATAAAAAATAATTTATATTTTGAAAATAATGATATTTCTATAAGAAGCATCAAAAAATTATTAAAAAAATTTAATATTTTAAAAGATAGTTTAATTGAGAAAGAAAAAGAACAATATATTTTAATGTTATCACTTATTATACATTTTTTTATAAAAGAGTTAGATTTAAAAGCATCTAGAGATAATAGAAAAATTATGATTGTAATTTTAGAAAAATATTTAGAAAAAATAGAACCTAATAGTATTATAAAAGATATTATTCTAGAAGCATTTCAAAATAATAATATTCAAAATCAAAATGTTGATATTTATGAAGTTAATTCAAGATGTTTTAATAAAAATGAAAATTATCAGGAAAATCTGTATCAAATAAGTGTTTCTGGGAAAAAATTTTATTTAAGTAATTTTAAGACACCATTATGTAAGAACTTTAACCATTTTTTATATTTGTCAGTTGACATTGAAGAAGCAACTCTTTCATTGTGGCTTGAAAAGAAATATAATTTTATAAAATAG
- the prfA gene encoding peptide chain release factor 1 produces MFDKLEEVVARYDELNKMLVSPEVLADSKKMIECNKAINEITEIVEKYKEYKKYVDDIEFIKESFKTEKDSDMKEMLNEELKEAEEKLPKLEEELKILLLPKDKNDDKNVIVEIRGGAGGDEAALFAADLFRMYSRYAERKKWKIEIIEKQEGELNGLKEIAFTIIGLGAYSRLKFESGVHRVQRVPKTEASGRIHTSTATVAVLPEVEDVQEVTVDPKDLKIDTYRSGGAGGQHVNMTDSAVRITHLPTGIVVQCQDERSQLKNREKAMKHLLTKLYEMEQEKQRSEVESERRLQVGTGDRAEKIRTYNFPDGRITDHRIKLTVHQLEAFLDGDIDEMIDALITFHQAELLSASEQ; encoded by the coding sequence ATGTTTGACAAATTAGAAGAAGTTGTTGCTAGGTATGATGAACTTAACAAAATGTTAGTTAGCCCAGAAGTTCTAGCAGATTCTAAAAAAATGATAGAATGTAATAAAGCTATCAATGAAATAACAGAAATAGTTGAAAAATATAAAGAATATAAAAAATATGTAGATGACATTGAATTTATAAAGGAAAGCTTTAAAACAGAAAAAGATTCTGATATGAAGGAAATGCTTAATGAAGAATTAAAAGAAGCTGAAGAAAAATTACCAAAACTTGAAGAAGAATTAAAAATCTTGTTACTACCAAAAGACAAAAATGATGATAAAAACGTTATTGTTGAAATAAGAGGTGGAGCTGGTGGAGATGAAGCAGCTCTATTTGCAGCTGATTTATTTAGAATGTATTCAAGATATGCTGAAAGAAAAAAATGGAAAATTGAAATTATAGAAAAGCAAGAGGGAGAGCTAAATGGCCTAAAAGAAATTGCTTTCACTATAATTGGTTTAGGGGCATATTCAAGATTAAAATTTGAATCAGGAGTCCATAGAGTACAAAGAGTTCCAAAGACAGAAGCCTCTGGAAGAATTCATACTTCAACAGCAACAGTTGCTGTTTTACCAGAAGTTGAAGATGTTCAAGAAGTTACAGTTGATCCTAAGGATTTAAAAATAGATACTTATAGATCTGGTGGAGCAGGAGGACAACATGTTAATATGACAGACTCTGCTGTAAGAATTACTCACTTACCTACTGGAATAGTAGTTCAATGTCAAGACGAAAGATCTCAATTAAAAAATAGAGAAAAGGCTATGAAACACTTACTTACTAAACTTTATGAAATGGAACAAGAAAAACAAAGAAGTGAAGTTGAATCTGAAAGAAGATTGCAAGTAGGAACAGGAGATAGAGCAGAAAAAATTAGAACATACAACTTCCCAGATGGAAGAATTACAGATCATAGAATAAAACTTACAGTACATCAATTAGAAGCATTTTTAGACGGGGATATAGATGAAATGATTGATGCACTTATAACTTTCCACCAAGCAGAACTTTTATCTGCTTCAGAACAATAA
- the yajC gene encoding preprotein translocase subunit YajC: MQELFAKYGNVGVIVVVWIAIFYFLIIRPNKKKQQQQQNLLNSLKEGTEVITIGGIKGTIAFVGEDYVEIRVDKGVKLTFRKSAIANVINNNQQ, encoded by the coding sequence ATGCAAGAATTATTTGCTAAGTATGGGAATGTAGGAGTTATTGTAGTTGTATGGATTGCTATTTTTTATTTTTTAATAATTAGACCTAATAAGAAAAAGCAACAACAACAACAAAATCTTCTTAACTCTTTAAAAGAAGGAACAGAGGTAATAACTATTGGTGGAATCAAAGGAACAATAGCTTTTGTTGGAGAAGATTATGTTGAAATCAGAGTGGATAAAGGAGTTAAATTAACTTTTAGAAAATCTGCTATTGCAAATGTTATCAACAACAATCAACAGTAG